Below is a window of Burkholderia multivorans ATCC BAA-247 DNA.
CCGAACAGGCAAAAACCGCGCATGCGCAACGCTGCTGGAACTGGCATGGCGACGCGTCGCAGTCGGAGGCACCGGCGATCGCGTCGCTGATCGATGCGGTCGCCCGCGAGCGTGCGATCGACCGCGACCGCATCTATCTGGCCGGCATGTCGGCCGGCGCCGGGCTCGCGGCGCGGCTCGCGATCCGCTATCCCGATCTGTTCGCGGCCGTCGGGCTGCATTCGGGCCCGGCGATCGCGCCGCCGTTGTCGACGATGGCCGCGGTCGGCCTGATGCGCCGCGGTCTGCGCGACGACCCGATCGGCGTCGCGGACGCATGCGCGGACGCTGCCGCATATCCCGGGATGCCGGCGCTGATCGTGCACGGCGCCCTCGATGCGGTCGTGGCCGACCGCAATGCGGCGCAGCTCGGCCTCGCGTTCGCGCGGCTGAACCGGCTCGTCGACGAACACGGCGCGCCGCGCGTCGGCGAGCAGCGCACGTACGTCGAAGGGGACGCCGAATACACCGACTATCTGCGCGCCGGCCGCGCGATCGTCCGGGTGTGCGTCGTGCGCCGGCTCGCGCATGCGTGGAGCGGCGGCGATCCGCGCGAGCCGTTCCACTCGGCTACCGGGCCCGATGCGACCGCGATGTTCTGGAATTTCTTTCGGCGGCGCCGCCGCGCGCGGCCGCCGGCCCGCCTGTCGCGCACGCGAAGCGAACCGCGCGTGCGCACAGCAGGTAAGCTTGCGCGTTGAGCCGCCGAACGCCGCGTCGCCACGCGCGCCGAGCGGTACGACGACCGCCCTGTTCCGACTATGCAGACGCCCACGACGCCTTCCGAATCGCCCGCCGCCACGCATTCGTGGTGGGGAGTATGGGCCTTGGCCCTGTCCGCCTTCATTTTCAATACCACCGAGTTCGTACCGGTCGCGCTGCTCGGTGCGATCGGCGACAGCCTTCATATGGCGCCCACCGACGTCGGATTAATGCTGACGATCTACGCGTGGACCGTTGCGCTCACGTCGCTGCCCCTCACGCTGCTGACGCGCAAGGTCGAGCGCCGCCGGCTGCTCGTCTCGGTATTCGCGCTGTTCATTGCGAGCCATGTCGTGACCGGCGTCGCGTGGAATTTCCCGCTGCTCGTCATCGGCCGGCTCGGCATCGCCGGCGCGCACGCGGTGTTCTGGTCGATCTCGATCGCGCTCGCGGTCCGGCTCGCACCGCCCGACAAGAAAAGCCGCGCGCTCGGGCTGATCGCGACCGGCACCGCGATCGCGATGGTGGCCGGCATCCCGCTCGGCCGCGTGATCGGCGAGACGCTCGGCTGGCGGATGACGTTCCTCGCCATCGCCGCCACGGCGGTCGTCCCGCTGCTGATGCTGCGCTTTACGCTGCCTGAGCTGCCGAGCCATCGCACCGGCTCGCTCGCAAGCGTTCCGGCGCTGCTGCGCAATCCGGCGCTGATCCTGCTGTACGCGATCACGATCCTCGTCGTGTCCGCGCACTTCACGTCGTACACGTATATCGAGCCGTTCGTCCGCCACGTGAATCATGCGAGCGAGAACCGGATCACGTACATCCTCGTGCTGTTCGGCGCGGCCGGCATTCCGGCGGCCGTCTGCTTCAACCGCCTGTTTCCGGCAAGGCCAGCGCAATTCCTGCTCGGATCGATCGTCGCGACGTCGACGTGCCTGCTGATCCTGTTCCCAAGCGCGCTCACGATCGTCACGCTGTCGGCGCACACGGTCGCATGGGGTGGCGCGATCATCTGCTTCGGTCTCGCGATGCAGGCGTGGGTGCTGAAGCTCGCGCCCGATGCGACCGACCTCGCGATGTCGATCTATTCGGCGCTGTACAACGTCGGGATCGGCGGCGGCGCGCTGCTCGGCAACCACATCGCGAACGATTTCGGGCTGCCGTGGATCGGCACGTTCGGCGGACTGCTCGGCGGGCTCGGGGCCGCGCTCTGCTGGCTCGCGTTGCGGCTGCATGCGCGGCGCGCGGCCGCGGTTGCCGATGCCGCCGCCGCGTCCGGGTCCGGGTCCGCTCGAGCAGCATCGCATCCTGCAACGCCTGCCGCCGATTGATCGCCGGATCGCGGGCGGCCGGCAACGCCGCGCGTGACGGCCGCATCTGACGGAAAAAGCGCACCGATCACGCTCGCGCGACCGCCTTCGTCGTCGGGCAGTTGCGGCTGCCCGCGCGCGAACGCCGGTGCGATCGCGGCCGTCAGCGCGACCGCGATCGCGAACCTCGCCGCACGCATCGTCGTTCCGCGCGGCATCACTGGACACTCGCCGCGCTTCCGGACGTCGACGCGGCTGCCGTCGCGGTGCGCTGCTCGCCGTGCGCGATCGCATACAGCTCGCGATTGCGCGCGATCGTCTGTGCACTCGGCGGATAGTCCCAGTTCGACGTCGGCACGGTGCCGTCGCGTTCGGCCTGGACGAGATCGGCAATCACCTCGGCGCGCGTGAGGCCGGACGACGAGGTCTGGGCGAACGCGACGGCCGGCGCTCCGACGACGGCTGCCAGCGCGACGGCGGCAATCAGCTTGCGGTTCATGATGGCACTCCCGAGAACGGTTCGATGGGGACGCATCGACGATGCGCCGTCGACGGGACCGGATGCGGTTCACCGTCCGACGCTTCCATTCTCGCGATCGCGGCGCACGCGACGCTGACCGCCGGATGACGATTCTGTAATCCGGCGTGCGGCGTACCGGATAGCGGCTTCCGACGCTCGCGCGCGGCCCGGTCCGGCGTCGCGTCGCGCATGCGCGCTCGCCGCAGCCGGCTGCAAGCGCGCGCGTAGCCGCGTGTTCGCCGCCCGTATTGCGGCGGTGGCATCGTCGTTTACGCCCGTGTCGCGCGCGGCGCTTGGTCCGCGCGCACGGCGGCGTTGCCGTCGGACGCCGGCTGGAACGCAAACTCCTGGCCGCGCGACTCGCGCGACGCGATCACCGCGACGAACGCCGGCAGCGCCATCACGATCGCGTAGCCGGCGACGAAGATCGCCGAGCCCGTATAGCTGACGAGCAGCGTGCCGACGATCGGCGCGATCGAGCCGCCGAGCACCGACGCGAGCTGATAGCTCGTCGACAGCGCGGTGAAGCGCACGCGCGTCGGGAACAATTCGGCCATGTACGCGGCCATCGGCCCGAGAATGACGCCGTGGCAGGTCAGGCACGCAATCAGCGCAAGCTGCAGATGCGCATAGTCGCTGCCCGGCGACAGCGTGAACAGCGAACACCCGGCGACCGCCGCGCCGATCAGGCCGGCGACGAGCACCGGGCGCCGTCCGATCCGGTCGGACACATGTGCAGCGATGAGGATCACGACGACCTCGATCGCCGACGCCCACATCAGCGCGGACAGCGCCTGCGGCCGGCTGAAGTGCAGATAGCCGGTCGCGAGCCCGAGCGCGAACGTCGAAAACAGATAGAGGAACGTGTTTTCCGCGGCCTTCACGAAGAACGCACGCGCCATCTGCCGCCAGTTGCCCGCACACGCTTCGCGCAGCGACGCGCGCTCGACCGTCCGATGCGCGGCCGCGAGCGCGGCGAACGCTGCCGATTCCTCGACGCGCCGCCGCGTCCAGAAGCCGACGATCACGAGCAGCGCGGAGATGAAGAACGGGATCCGCCACGCCCAGTCGACGAACGCCGTATCGCCGTAGAACCGCTGCACCATCCCGATCACGAACGCGGTCAGCACGTTGGCGAGCGGGCCCGCGAACATCGTGAAACTCGTCCAGAAACCGCGCTGCGTGCCGGGCATCGACTCGGCGATCATCAGGATCGCGCCGGTTGCCTCGCCGCCGACCGCGATGCCCTGCACGATCCGCAGCAGCACGAGCAGCAGCGGCGCCGCGATGCCGATCGACGCGTAGGTCGGCAGCAGACCGACGCAGAACGTGCTGATGCCCATCATCAACAGGCTGACGACGAGCGTCTTGCGCCGGCCGATGCGGTCGCCGATCATCCCGAACACGATGCCGCCGAGCGGCCGCGCGACGAAGCCGACCGCGAACGTCGCGAGCGCGAGCAGCGTGGCCGCGAGCGGATTGCCGACGACGAAGAACTGCTTGTCGAACACGAGCACCGCACACGCGGCGAACGCGAAAAAGTCGTACCACTCGAGCGTGGTGCCGACGGTGCAGGCAAACATCAGGTTGGCACGCTTTTTCATCGCGCATGTCTCCGGTCGTTTTTGTGGTTGATGCGGGACGCCGCGGCGGCGCCGCGCGTTCAAAGTTCGAGCACGAGCCGCTCGCCGCCGCAGGCGCGCGAACAGCAGGTCATCATCCGGTCGTGCGCGTCGCGTTCGCCGCGCGTGAGCACGCTGTCGCGATGATCGACGCGGCCGGCCAGCACGCGCACTTCGCACGATCCGCACAGCCCTTCGCGGCAATCGCTTTGCACGTCGATGTTCGCGTGCTGCAACGCGTCGAGCACGGTCTGGTTCGCCGCCACCGTCAGCGTGATGCCCGAATCCTTCAGTTCGACTTCGAACGGCTGCTCCTTCGACGGATCGAGCACCGCCTTCGTCGACACGAAGTGCTCGACGCGCAGTGCATCGCGCGGCCAGTGCGCGCAGCTCGCTTCGAGTGCGTCGAGCATCCGCGCCGGGCCGCACGCGTAGACGTGCGTGTCGTCGGCCGGCTGCGCGAACAGCGCATGAAAGTCGTTGCGCGTGCCTTCTTCCGACACGTACACATGCAGACGCTCGCCGTGCAGTGCCGCCAGCGTGTCGAGCATGGCCATCGATGCGCGCCGCGCGCCGCTATAGTGGATTTCGTAGTCGATGCCGCGCGCCTGCGCCTCGCGCGCCATCGCGCTGATCGGCGTAATGCCGATGCCGCCCGCGACGAAGATCGCCTTGCCCGCGTCGGTCGCGAAGCGGAAGTGATTGCGCGGGCCGCGGATCTTCAGCACGTCGCCGGCGCGCAGATTGGCGTGTACCCATGCCGATCCGCCGCGGCTCTGCGCTTCGTGCAGCACCGCGATCTCGTACGCATCGCGCTCGTCCGGATCGCCGCACAGCGAGTATTGGCGCGTGATGCCGGTATCGCCGCAGATCACGTCGATATGCGAGCCGGCCGTCCAGCGCGGCAGCGGGCGGCCGTCGGCCGACACGAGCCGCACGTGGGCGACACGATCGGCGCAGATCGACACGCGCTCGACCTTCACCGCGCGGCTCACCGCATGCGACGACGGCTCGCCGATGCGTACCGCCGCGCGCGGGCGCAGCACCGACCGGTCGCGGCGCTCGGGATTGAGCGCGGGGTCCCATTCGACGTACAGGTGCTCGGGGCCGCGAAACGACGTGTTCGGCACATACGTGAAGCGCTGTTCGGCTAGCTTCATGTGCGGCAGACGGCGCGTGAACTCGTCGAGAAAGATCTGCATCTCCATGCGCGCGAGATTCTTGCCCATGCACTGATGCGATCCGTAGCCGAACGTCAACTGGTCGCTCGCGTTTTCGCGGCGGATGTCGAACAGGTCCGCGTCGGCGAAGCGCGCTTCGTCGTGATTCGCCGACGACGTGACGATCAGCAGCTTCGCGCCCGCCGGAATGTCGACGCCGCCGATCGTGACGTTCTTCGTCGCGAGCCGTCGCCATGCGGCGACCGAGCCGTTGTGCCGCAGACATTCCTCGACCGCGTTCGGGATCAGCGACGGATCCTCGCAGATGTCGCGCCACGCGTCGGGATGCTGCAGCAGCAGCTTCATCGCGTTGGCCGTCGCGTTCGCGGTCGTCTCGTGCGCGGCGACGATGCCGGCCATCATCATCGAGTGCAGATACGAATCGGTGATCACGTCCGGCAGCTCCTTCTGCTTGCGGATGCCGTACTGCATCCAGCCCGGCCCCGACGGATCCTCGCGCATCTTGTCGAGCACCTTGCCCGCGAACTGCCAGAACTTGCCGACCGCATGCGCGACCGCGACCTGCTCTTCCGGCTTCGGGCGGCCCCAGGTGTTGATCGTGTGCGCAATCGAGTATTCGCGCAGCGTGTCCATGTCTTCCTCGGGCACGCCGAGAAAATGCAGCGCGACGGTGAGCGGCACTTCCCAGAGCATCTGGTCGACGAGATCGGCATGGCCGTCGTCAATGAAGCGATCCACGTATTCGCGCGCGAGCCGGCGCACCATCGGCTCGTGATGCTTCAGCGCGTCGGGCGTGAACGGATCGAGCAGCGCACGGCGGCGCGGCATGTGCGCGGGCTCGTCCTCGTTGACGAGCGTGCGGTTCAGCGCAAAACCGTAGGACGCGAGCACCGCGTTGGCCTCGGGGCCGGTCGGCGTGATCTTCTCGAGCGCGATCGACGGACTGAACGTGAGGTTGTCGCGAAAGATCGCCTTGATGTCGTCGTAGCGCGTGACGACCCAGTAGCCGAGTTTCGGGCTGTAGAACACGGGCTCCTGCTCGCGCGCCCAGCGCACGTACTCGGGCGGATCCTGCTGATAGCCGTCCTCGAACGGGTCGAACGCAGCGGCGGCGGCGCTGACCGGGCAGCCGTTCGGCGCGGTCGCCGCGGCCGGCGCAGGATGAAACGGACATTTCGACGACGACGCGTCGCGCTCCGTGACGGACATGATTCGCTCCCGTGCTATGATTTTGCGTAAATCTAATACGCAATGCGTAATCGAACGACTGGGGTAAACCTTGGCGGCCGGGTGCCGCCGGTCGTCGGGCTAGAATCCGGCCTATGGAAAAAATCGCCAGAACGAAGAAGACCGCGCCCGCCGAGCGCGACCGCCGGCAGCGCGTTCAGTCCGCATCGACCGGCCTGCTCGTGCTGAAGGAACTCGCCGCGTGCGGCGGCCGTGCGACGCTGACGGCGCTCGCCGCGCGGCTCGACGAGAATCCGGCGAAGGTGCACCGCTATCTGGCGAGCCTGATGGAGGAGTCGTTCGTCACGCAGGACCGCGGCACGCAGCAATACGTGCTCGGGCCGCAGTGCATCTCGATCGGGCTCGCCGCGATGCGGATGGCCGACCCGATACGGCTCGCCGAACCGTCGCTCGTGCGGCTGCGCGAGCGTCTCGAAGTGACGTGCTTCGTCGCGATCATGGGCAACCGCGGGCCGACGATCATGCGTTTCGAGGAGCCCGGCCTGCCGGTGACGGTCAACGTTCGTGCGGGTTCCGTCATGTCGTTGCTGTGGTCTGCGACCGGGCGGCTGTTCGTCGCGCTGCTCGACGAGCCGCGCGTGCGGCAGCTCGCGGAAGACGAGCTCGCGTCGGCGCCGGCCGAGTTGCGCGCGCAGCTCGATCGGCGCGATCCGGTCGGCGCGTTGCAACGCGAGATTCGCGCGGCCGGTGTCGCGACCGTGCGCGACACGAACCTGAAAGGCATCAGTGCGGTGTCGGCACCTGTCTTCGACGCCAACGGGCATATGTGCGCGGCGATCACGGCGTTGGGCGCGACCGGCGGCTTCGACGCGGCGATCGACGGGCCGGTCGCGACGGCGCTGCGCCATGAGGCGGCGCTGATCAGCGCCGAACTCGGCTATGCGGCGTGAGCGCGGCGATCGACGGGGCGCCTGCGTCGATCCGCGGGGATGCCCGCTTTGTTCCGCCGGACGATCGGCAGAAACGATCCGCGACGTGACCGGCAGCGCGACGCCTGCGTCGCACCGCCTTTATTGAACTCGCCGCTTTCCGCTCACGACGAGCGGTGAACGACGCACACGGTGCGCGCACATCGGCGGCGCCGCGCGGAGGGATCGGAACCGGGAACGTGTGAAACGCCGCTGACGAAGCATCTGAACATCGGCGAGCGTATCGAAAGGTTGGCGACGCGATCCGTGCACTTCGGTTTTCGGTTTTCGTTTTTCGTGCGCGTGTTCGATCGAGCGCAACGCCACTAGCCGTCCGCCACTCGCCGTCCGCCACAAACCGTCGTCAGTCACCGCCCGCTACCTGAACGACGACACGAGCGCCGCATCCTCGCCCGGCTTCGCGGCCGGCGGCGGCACCGCGTCCGCCGTCTTGCCGTGCGCGCCCAGGCCTGTGCCGCCCGTGCGCCGGCGCGCCGCATGCCGCTCGATGATCCGCTGCAGCAGGCAGAACACGCACAGCAGCGCGCCGATCACGATGCGCGTCCACCACGAGCTGAGCGTGCCGTCGAACGTAATCAGCACCTGGATCGTGCCGAGGATGCCGACGCCGAACACCGAGCCGATCACGTACCCGACGCCGCCCGTCAGCAGCGTGCCGCCGATCACGGTGGCGGCGATCGCGTCGAGTTCCATCCCCTGCGCCTGCAGCCCGTATCCGGACAGCACGTACAGCGTGAAGACGACGCCGCCGAGTGCGGAGCAAAAGCCGCTCAGCGCATAGACGCCGACCTTCGTGCGCGCGACCGGCAGCCCCATCAGCAGCGCCGAACGCTCGTTGCCGCCGATCGCGTAGACGTTGCGTCCGAAGCGCGTGAAGTGCGCGACGTAGATCGCGGCCGCGAGCGTCGCGAGCGCGACGAGCGCGCCGGCGCTCAGCGTCCCGCCGCCGATCGGCACACTGATCGCGGCGATCGCATGAAACGTCGGCTCGTTGATCGTGATCGACTGCGTCGTGATCAGGAAACACGCGCCGCGCGCGAGAAACATCCCGGCCAGCGTGACGATGAACGGCTGCAGCCGGAAGTAGTGGATCAGCGCGCCCATCGCGGCGCCGTATAGCGCGCCGAAGGCGAGCACGAGCGGCACGATGACCCATACCGGCCAGTGCAGCCGCTCGGCGCCGACCGCGCAGAAGATCGTCGTCAGCGCGACGACCGAGCCGACCGACAGGTCGATGCCGCCCGACACGATCACGAACGTCATGCCGATCGCGACGATCAGCAGGAACGCGTTGTCGACGAGCAGGCCGGTCAGCACCTGCATCGAAAAGAACCCGGTGTACATCACGGACCCGAAACCGAACAGCGCTGCGAACAGCACGATCGTCACGACGATCGGCAGCGTGCGCGGGTCGGCGAGCCGCCCAAGGAATCGGTTCATCGCGGCGTGGCTCCCGTCGTCGCGCGCGAACGCGCAACAGCTATCAGTTTCGACAGATGGCGGAGCGCGAGCGCGCGTGCCGCGTCCGACTGGATCAGCGTGACGACGATCACGACGACGGCCTTGACGACGAGCGTCGCCTCCGGCGGCACGCCGATCGAATAGGTCGTATAGGTCAGCGTCTGGATGATCAGCGCGCCGAGCACGGAGCCCGCGAGGCTGAAGCGGCCGCCGAGCAGCGACGTGCCGCCGAGCGTCACGGCGAGGATCGCATCGAGCTCGAGCAGCAGCCCCGCGTTGTTGCCGTCGGCGCTGCGCACGTTCGAGCTCGCGAGAATCCCGGCGAGCGCCGACATCACGCCCGAACACAGATACACGCCGAACACGACCGCACCGGCGCGCAGCCCGACCAGCCGCGTCGCGACGGGATTCACGCCGATCGCGCGGATGAACAGCCCGAGCGCCGTGCGATTGACGAGCAGCGCAATCGCGACGATCGTCGCGACCGCGAACCACACCGAGCACGGGACGGTCGCCAGGTAGCCGCCGCCGAGCGCGAGATAGCCGGGCGCGCCGATCGGAATGATCTGTCCGCCCGTCAGCAGCTGTGCAACGCCGCGGCCGGCGACCATCAGGATCAGCGTCGCGATGATCGGCTGCATGCCGACGAACGCGACGAGCACGCCGTTCCATGCGCCGGCGAGCACGCCGACGCCGAGTGCGGCCGCGAGCGCGGTGCCGACGCGCGACGGATCGCCATCGAGCA
It encodes the following:
- a CDS encoding PHB depolymerase family esterase, with product MPRKKSGVRLWPFDLRGIATAARPKKKPARPATSVARVGAVRTAKRAAAAPAARTSVRDAPGTWLRSFHSARPAAGQLINHLAYALYLPASAAAAAGPTRGAMPLVVMLHGCKQTAESFAAGTRICRVAERAGFAVLFPEQAKTAHAQRCWNWHGDASQSEAPAIASLIDAVARERAIDRDRIYLAGMSAGAGLAARLAIRYPDLFAAVGLHSGPAIAPPLSTMAAVGLMRRGLRDDPIGVADACADAAAYPGMPALIVHGALDAVVADRNAAQLGLAFARLNRLVDEHGAPRVGEQRTYVEGDAEYTDYLRAGRAIVRVCVVRRLAHAWSGGDPREPFHSATGPDATAMFWNFFRRRRRARPPARLSRTRSEPRVRTAGKLAR
- a CDS encoding sugar transporter yields the protein MQTPTTPSESPAATHSWWGVWALALSAFIFNTTEFVPVALLGAIGDSLHMAPTDVGLMLTIYAWTVALTSLPLTLLTRKVERRRLLVSVFALFIASHVVTGVAWNFPLLVIGRLGIAGAHAVFWSISIALAVRLAPPDKKSRALGLIATGTAIAMVAGIPLGRVIGETLGWRMTFLAIAATAVVPLLMLRFTLPELPSHRTGSLASVPALLRNPALILLYAITILVVSAHFTSYTYIEPFVRHVNHASENRITYILVLFGAAGIPAAVCFNRLFPARPAQFLLGSIVATSTCLLILFPSALTIVTLSAHTVAWGGAIICFGLAMQAWVLKLAPDATDLAMSIYSALYNVGIGGGALLGNHIANDFGLPWIGTFGGLLGGLGAALCWLALRLHARRAAAVADAAAASGSGSARAASHPATPAAD
- a CDS encoding DUF4148 domain-containing protein; this translates as MNRKLIAAVALAAVVGAPAVAFAQTSSSGLTRAEVIADLVQAERDGTVPTSNWDYPPSAQTIARNRELYAIAHGEQRTATAAASTSGSAASVQ
- a CDS encoding MFS transporter, producing MKKRANLMFACTVGTTLEWYDFFAFAACAVLVFDKQFFVVGNPLAATLLALATFAVGFVARPLGGIVFGMIGDRIGRRKTLVVSLLMMGISTFCVGLLPTYASIGIAAPLLLVLLRIVQGIAVGGEATGAILMIAESMPGTQRGFWTSFTMFAGPLANVLTAFVIGMVQRFYGDTAFVDWAWRIPFFISALLVIVGFWTRRRVEESAAFAALAAAHRTVERASLREACAGNWRQMARAFFVKAAENTFLYLFSTFALGLATGYLHFSRPQALSALMWASAIEVVVILIAAHVSDRIGRRPVLVAGLIGAAVAGCSLFTLSPGSDYAHLQLALIACLTCHGVILGPMAAYMAELFPTRVRFTALSTSYQLASVLGGSIAPIVGTLLVSYTGSAIFVAGYAIVMALPAFVAVIASRESRGQEFAFQPASDGNAAVRADQAPRATRA
- a CDS encoding cytochrome P450/oxidoreductase — its product is MSVTERDASSSKCPFHPAPAAATAPNGCPVSAAAAAFDPFEDGYQQDPPEYVRWAREQEPVFYSPKLGYWVVTRYDDIKAIFRDNLTFSPSIALEKITPTGPEANAVLASYGFALNRTLVNEDEPAHMPRRRALLDPFTPDALKHHEPMVRRLAREYVDRFIDDGHADLVDQMLWEVPLTVALHFLGVPEEDMDTLREYSIAHTINTWGRPKPEEQVAVAHAVGKFWQFAGKVLDKMREDPSGPGWMQYGIRKQKELPDVITDSYLHSMMMAGIVAAHETTANATANAMKLLLQHPDAWRDICEDPSLIPNAVEECLRHNGSVAAWRRLATKNVTIGGVDIPAGAKLLIVTSSANHDEARFADADLFDIRRENASDQLTFGYGSHQCMGKNLARMEMQIFLDEFTRRLPHMKLAEQRFTYVPNTSFRGPEHLYVEWDPALNPERRDRSVLRPRAAVRIGEPSSHAVSRAVKVERVSICADRVAHVRLVSADGRPLPRWTAGSHIDVICGDTGITRQYSLCGDPDERDAYEIAVLHEAQSRGGSAWVHANLRAGDVLKIRGPRNHFRFATDAGKAIFVAGGIGITPISAMAREAQARGIDYEIHYSGARRASMAMLDTLAALHGERLHVYVSEEGTRNDFHALFAQPADDTHVYACGPARMLDALEASCAHWPRDALRVEHFVSTKAVLDPSKEQPFEVELKDSGITLTVAANQTVLDALQHANIDVQSDCREGLCGSCEVRVLAGRVDHRDSVLTRGERDAHDRMMTCCSRACGGERLVLEL
- a CDS encoding IclR family transcriptional regulator, which encodes MEKIARTKKTAPAERDRRQRVQSASTGLLVLKELAACGGRATLTALAARLDENPAKVHRYLASLMEESFVTQDRGTQQYVLGPQCISIGLAAMRMADPIRLAEPSLVRLRERLEVTCFVAIMGNRGPTIMRFEEPGLPVTVNVRAGSVMSLLWSATGRLFVALLDEPRVRQLAEDELASAPAELRAQLDRRDPVGALQREIRAAGVATVRDTNLKGISAVSAPVFDANGHMCAAITALGATGGFDAAIDGPVATALRHEAALISAELGYAA
- the yjfF gene encoding galactofuranose ABC transporter, permease protein YjfF — protein: MNRFLGRLADPRTLPIVVTIVLFAALFGFGSVMYTGFFSMQVLTGLLVDNAFLLIVAIGMTFVIVSGGIDLSVGSVVALTTIFCAVGAERLHWPVWVIVPLVLAFGALYGAAMGALIHYFRLQPFIVTLAGMFLARGACFLITTQSITINEPTFHAIAAISVPIGGGTLSAGALVALATLAAAIYVAHFTRFGRNVYAIGGNERSALLMGLPVARTKVGVYALSGFCSALGGVVFTLYVLSGYGLQAQGMELDAIAATVIGGTLLTGGVGYVIGSVFGVGILGTIQVLITFDGTLSSWWTRIVIGALLCVFCLLQRIIERHAARRRTGGTGLGAHGKTADAVPPPAAKPGEDAALVSSFR
- a CDS encoding ABC transporter permease, which produces MTRLRTLLRHPLVWPVLTLVLLFALDVAHRPGFLSIALLDGHLFGAPIDILNRAAPLVIVSLGMTLVIATRGIDISVGAIVAIAGAAAAIVLDGDPSRVGTALAAALGVGVLAGAWNGVLVAFVGMQPIIATLILMVAGRGVAQLLTGGQIIPIGAPGYLALGGGYLATVPCSVWFAVATIVAIALLVNRTALGLFIRAIGVNPVATRLVGLRAGAVVFGVYLCSGVMSALAGILASSNVRSADGNNAGLLLELDAILAVTLGGTSLLGGRFSLAGSVLGALIIQTLTYTTYSIGVPPEATLVVKAVVVIVVTLIQSDAARALALRHLSKLIAVARSRATTGATPR